In one Salipiger abyssi genomic region, the following are encoded:
- the phnF gene encoding phosphonate metabolism transcriptional regulator PhnF: MNFVERAMAKSGNWERAREWITRSIESQALAEGDRLPTEGDIQRLAGVGRHSVRRAVATLAAEGVLSVEQGRGTFVRAKPPILYRIGARTRYRENLIAQGIVPSGDPIAAEIVPAPHEVARALALEPGARVHRVLRRGRADGRPISLSRAYHDASRFPDLGARRQAGVSVTEIYRDHGIGEYHRLETSLYARLPEGWEARELEQSADQPVIVMCKTDVDDARHPIGFSEAIWSAGRVRFSLETEHD; this comes from the coding sequence ATGAATTTTGTGGAACGGGCGATGGCGAAATCGGGAAACTGGGAACGGGCGCGCGAGTGGATCACCCGCAGCATCGAGAGCCAGGCGCTTGCCGAGGGCGACCGGCTGCCGACCGAGGGTGATATCCAGCGTCTCGCGGGCGTCGGGCGGCATTCGGTGCGCCGCGCCGTCGCCACGCTTGCCGCCGAGGGCGTGCTGAGCGTGGAGCAGGGGCGCGGCACCTTCGTGCGGGCCAAGCCGCCGATCCTCTATCGCATCGGTGCCCGCACGCGCTATCGCGAAAACCTCATTGCCCAGGGCATTGTGCCCTCCGGTGATCCCATCGCCGCCGAGATCGTGCCGGCGCCGCATGAGGTCGCCCGCGCGCTGGCGCTGGAGCCTGGCGCGCGCGTACATCGCGTGCTGCGCCGGGGCCGGGCCGACGGGCGCCCGATCAGCCTGTCGCGCGCCTATCACGATGCTTCCCGCTTTCCCGATCTCGGCGCGCGCCGGCAGGCGGGCGTTTCGGTGACCGAGATCTACCGCGATCACGGCATCGGCGAATATCACCGGCTGGAGACCTCGCTCTACGCCCGCCTGCCCGAAGGATGGGAGGCGCGCGAGCTGGAGCAATCCGCCGATCAGCCGGTGATCGTGATGTGCAAGACCGATGTCGACGACGCGCGCCACCCCATCGGCTTTTCCGAGGCGATCTGGTCCGCCGGGCGGGTGCGCTTTTCACTGGAGACGGAGCATGACTGA
- a CDS encoding ABC transporter ATP-binding protein encodes MTALLRAEDLRKSYQVGRGGLFRRARRFNAVDGVSLTLNKGETLGVVGESGCGKSTLSRLVLGLSPHDSGEVTFDGAPLPREGSDDWRHLRRRMQLVYQDAAGALDPRQSIGTQIAEPLKIHNLPPERAEQALADVGLPPAMAARHPHELSGGQLQRVVIARALTLEPELMVMDEPVSALDVSIQAQIVNLIRDLQQARGMAYLFVSHDLSVVHHIADRVAVMYLGQVVEEAPKAAFYARALHPYSKALLAAVPVPDPATRGRAAPRIGDPPNPAAPPPGCRFHPRCPHATERCRIEAPELRDFGPRRAACHRIEELSQ; translated from the coding sequence ATGACGGCCCTTCTGCGCGCAGAGGATCTGCGCAAATCCTATCAGGTGGGGCGGGGCGGTCTCTTTCGCCGCGCCCGCCGTTTCAACGCTGTCGACGGAGTGTCGCTGACGCTGAACAAGGGCGAGACGCTGGGGGTCGTCGGCGAGTCGGGCTGCGGCAAGTCGACCCTGTCGCGGCTGGTGCTGGGGCTCAGCCCGCATGACAGCGGCGAGGTCACCTTCGACGGCGCGCCGCTGCCCCGGGAGGGCAGCGACGACTGGCGCCATCTGCGCCGCCGCATGCAGCTCGTTTATCAGGATGCCGCCGGCGCGCTCGATCCGCGCCAGAGCATCGGCACCCAGATCGCCGAGCCGCTGAAGATCCACAACCTGCCCCCCGAGCGTGCCGAACAGGCGCTGGCCGATGTCGGCCTGCCACCGGCCATGGCGGCGCGCCATCCGCATGAGCTGTCGGGCGGCCAGCTTCAGCGCGTGGTGATCGCGCGCGCGCTGACGCTGGAGCCGGAGCTCATGGTGATGGACGAGCCGGTCTCGGCGCTCGACGTGTCGATCCAGGCGCAGATCGTCAACCTGATCCGGGATCTCCAGCAGGCGCGCGGCATGGCCTATCTCTTTGTCAGCCATGACCTCTCTGTCGTCCACCACATCGCCGACCGGGTGGCGGTGATGTATCTCGGTCAGGTGGTCGAGGAGGCGCCGAAAGCGGCGTTCTATGCCCGCGCGCTGCATCCCTATTCGAAGGCGCTGCTTGCCGCCGTACCGGTGCCCGATCCCGCCACGCGGGGCCGCGCCGCGCCGCGCATCGGCGATCCGCCCAACCCCGCCGCCCCGCCGCCCGGCTGCCGCTTTCACCCGCGCTGCCCGCACGCCACCGAGCGCTGCCGGATCGAGGCGCCGGAGCTGCGCGATTTCGGTCCCCGCCGCGCCGCCTGCCACCGCATCGAGGAGCTGAGCCAATGA
- a CDS encoding alkaline phosphatase family protein, translating to MSVIDKAVVVVFDGLRPDLIDEAMPNLRAFAGESLRFSRARSVFPSLTRVCTTSLATGSWPERHGIVGNAFHMPQVVQGRPLDTSDFAHLARMREVLGEIVTADSLGQALARAGKRMATVHAGSPGSAFLVNHDVARNGHWTFSVHGRDKTQTPEAVDRAMVTCGPLPGMEIPKLDAVGYAGRVLRELAIAQDRADVAWLWLPEPDTSFHYREIGSEASREARRAADAVFGEIVDQIRSGPEAERTAIVALSDHGQISTVEEIDLAGDLAAAGLRASSRPEDDTHFAMTDGAAGELRALGTDPGLMRAAVSFLREHPKVGAVFARDALCDDLPGTLPQSLLRHGHARQPDLFYVMRADEEPDAYGLPGRRAYTGGVPLGGGMHGGLNRHEMATTMIWQVPGGRTGVEDAPAALVDVAPTLAALMGLTLSADGRALPLMAPEAEAARLLETRGQGGDGGFTLRRLAQGDRIYLDALLRDGDPA from the coding sequence ATGAGCGTGATCGACAAGGCGGTTGTCGTCGTCTTCGACGGGCTGCGCCCCGATCTCATCGACGAGGCCATGCCCAACCTGCGCGCCTTTGCCGGCGAGAGCCTGCGCTTTTCCCGCGCGCGCTCGGTCTTTCCCTCGCTCACCCGGGTCTGCACCACCAGCCTCGCCACCGGCAGTTGGCCGGAGCGGCATGGCATCGTCGGCAATGCCTTTCACATGCCGCAGGTGGTGCAGGGGCGGCCGCTCGACACCTCGGATTTCGCCCATCTGGCGCGCATGCGCGAGGTTCTGGGCGAGATCGTCACGGCGGACAGTCTCGGCCAGGCGCTGGCGCGCGCGGGCAAGCGCATGGCCACGGTGCATGCGGGTTCGCCCGGCTCGGCCTTTCTGGTGAACCACGATGTGGCGCGCAACGGGCACTGGACGTTTTCCGTGCACGGGCGCGACAAGACGCAGACCCCCGAGGCGGTGGACCGCGCCATGGTGACCTGCGGCCCGCTGCCGGGGATGGAGATCCCCAAGCTGGATGCGGTGGGGTATGCGGGCCGGGTGCTGCGCGAGCTGGCCATCGCGCAGGACCGCGCCGATGTCGCCTGGCTCTGGCTGCCCGAGCCCGACACCTCCTTTCACTATCGTGAGATCGGATCCGAGGCGAGCCGCGAGGCCCGCCGCGCCGCCGATGCCGTCTTTGGCGAGATCGTCGACCAGATCCGCAGCGGCCCGGAGGCGGAGCGCACCGCCATCGTGGCGCTCTCCGATCACGGGCAGATCTCGACCGTGGAGGAGATCGACCTCGCGGGGGATCTCGCTGCCGCCGGGCTGCGGGCCAGTTCCCGCCCCGAGGACGATACGCATTTCGCCATGACCGACGGCGCGGCGGGCGAGCTGCGCGCGCTGGGCACCGATCCGGGGCTCATGCGGGCGGCTGTTTCGTTTCTTCGGGAACACCCGAAGGTGGGCGCGGTCTTTGCCCGCGATGCGCTTTGCGACGATCTGCCGGGCACGCTGCCGCAATCGCTGCTGCGCCACGGCCATGCCCGTCAGCCGGATCTGTTCTACGTCATGCGCGCGGATGAAGAGCCCGATGCCTACGGTCTCCCGGGCCGGCGCGCCTATACCGGCGGTGTGCCGCTGGGCGGCGGTATGCATGGCGGGCTCAACCGGCACGAGATGGCCACCACGATGATCTGGCAGGTGCCGGGCGGGCGCACGGGCGTCGAGGATGCCCCCGCCGCGCTGGTCGATGTGGCACCGACGCTGGCGGCTCTGATGGGGCTCACGCTTTCCGCCGATGGCCGCGCGCTGCCGCTGATGGCGCCCGAGGCCGAGGCGGCGCGGCTGCTGGAAACCCGGGGGCAGGGCGGCGATGGCGGCTTTACCCTGCGGCGGCTGGCGCAGGGCGACCGGATCTATCTCGACGCGCTGCTGCGCGACGGCGATCCCGCCTGA
- the phnH gene encoding phosphonate C-P lyase system protein PhnH produces the protein MQTAPHPDARERRDNASFHALMMALSRPGTVQELPEPGAGPIAAALLDRECRVYADDAALSGHLRQTGAALVPLAEADHLFVSLDSAAGVTALGAAQVGSFLYPDGGATVIAPARIGEGAHLTLTGPGIDGSVSLQLGGLDPSLWEARRRLCRYPEGIDLFFIDGARVIGLPRSTAVQEG, from the coding sequence ATGCAGACCGCCCCGCACCCCGACGCGCGCGAGCGGCGCGACAATGCCAGTTTCCACGCGCTGATGATGGCGCTGTCACGCCCCGGCACCGTGCAGGAGCTGCCCGAACCGGGCGCCGGACCCATCGCCGCCGCGCTGCTCGACCGCGAATGTCGCGTCTATGCTGACGACGCGGCGCTGAGCGGGCACCTGCGCCAGACCGGCGCGGCGCTCGTTCCCTTGGCCGAGGCCGACCACCTGTTTGTGTCGCTGGACAGCGCCGCTGGGGTGACCGCACTCGGGGCGGCGCAGGTCGGCTCCTTCCTCTATCCCGACGGCGGCGCCACAGTGATCGCCCCGGCGCGGATCGGCGAAGGGGCGCATCTGACCCTGACCGGACCGGGCATAGACGGCAGCGTGAGCTTGCAGCTCGGCGGGCTCGACCCCTCGCTATGGGAGGCGCGGCGCAGGCTCTGCCGTTATCCCGAGGGGATCGACCTGTTTTTCATCGACGGCGCCCGGGTGATCGGCCTGCCGCGCTCGACCGCCGTGCAGGAGGGCTGA
- the phnG gene encoding phosphonate C-P lyase system protein PhnG, protein MTETAVTEASERLSVLARMAPERISEEAEILLPALGDIEVLQSRSGLVMLPMRDTVTGTDFHLGEVLVSEAHIRLPGGTEGYGMVTGHDLERAMAMAVIDGALAAGVDVERLIRVIAEEAARQAEDDRDTLRAIEATRVDMETF, encoded by the coding sequence ATGACTGAGACCGCTGTTACAGAGGCCTCCGAGCGGCTGAGCGTGCTGGCGCGCATGGCCCCCGAGCGTATTTCGGAAGAAGCCGAAATACTGTTGCCGGCGCTGGGAGATATCGAGGTGCTCCAGAGCCGCAGCGGTCTGGTGATGCTGCCGATGCGCGACACGGTGACGGGCACCGATTTCCATCTGGGCGAGGTGCTGGTGAGCGAGGCGCATATCCGGCTGCCCGGCGGCACCGAGGGTTATGGCATGGTCACTGGCCACGATCTGGAACGCGCCATGGCGATGGCGGTGATCGACGGCGCGCTGGCGGCGGGGGTCGACGTGGAGCGCCTGATCCGCGTCATCGCCGAGGAGGCCGCCCGTCAGGCGGAGGATGACCGCGACACCCTTCGCGCCATCGAGGCCACCCGCGTCGATATGGAGACCTTCTGA
- a CDS encoding ABC transporter permease — protein MSALDRPALPARRWPLPAFATLPVAVWIALGIMALMLFVTVFAQVIQPYAFDHVDLMNRMTPPVPLSGATWAHPMGTDTLGRDLFSRLLVAAQTSMLLSLLGTCLGAVMGISLGFLAAHKGGLWDEVIMALVDFQAAMPWFIIALAILAFMGNSMVVFIAIMGLYGWESYARITRGLVLSAREQGYALAVRGLGAKPRRVYLHHILPNIAGPLIVQLTINFPSTILFETSLSFLGLGIRPPMTSLGQMLGEGRDYLINAWWLAVIPGMVIFLTTLSMSVLGDWLRVKLDPSLET, from the coding sequence ATGAGCGCGCTCGACCGCCCCGCGCTGCCCGCCCGCCGCTGGCCTCTGCCTGCCTTCGCCACGCTGCCCGTCGCGGTGTGGATCGCCCTCGGGATCATGGCGCTCATGCTGTTCGTCACCGTGTTTGCGCAGGTGATCCAGCCCTATGCCTTCGATCATGTGGACCTGATGAACCGCATGACCCCGCCGGTGCCGCTGAGCGGCGCCACATGGGCGCATCCGATGGGCACCGACACGCTGGGCCGCGATCTCTTTTCGCGGCTGCTGGTGGCGGCGCAGACCTCCATGCTGCTGTCGCTCCTCGGCACCTGCCTCGGCGCGGTGATGGGGATTTCGCTGGGCTTCCTCGCCGCCCACAAGGGCGGGCTCTGGGACGAGGTCATCATGGCGCTGGTGGATTTTCAGGCCGCCATGCCCTGGTTCATCATCGCGCTCGCCATCCTCGCCTTCATGGGCAATTCCATGGTGGTTTTCATCGCCATCATGGGGCTTTACGGCTGGGAGAGCTATGCCCGCATCACCCGTGGTCTCGTGCTGAGCGCCCGCGAGCAGGGCTATGCGCTCGCCGTGCGCGGGCTCGGCGCAAAGCCGCGCCGGGTCTATCTGCACCACATCCTGCCCAATATCGCCGGGCCGCTGATCGTGCAGCTCACGATCAACTTTCCCAGCACCATCCTCTTCGAGACCTCGCTGAGCTTTCTCGGCCTCGGCATCCGCCCGCCGATGACCTCGCTCGGCCAGATGCTGGGGGAGGGGCGCGACTACCTGATCAACGCATGGTGGCTCGCGGTCATCCCCGGGATGGTGATCTTTCTCACAACGCTCAGCATGTCCGTCCTCGGCGACTGGCTGCGCGTGAAACTCGACCCCTCGCTGGAGACCTGA
- a CDS encoding ABC transporter permease: MTWILLKLLRALITMLLVLTFVFFVLRLSGDPTTVLLPDDVDQATRDFYRAKWGLDAPLWEQYTSYLQALLHGDFGISFRNNIDAFQVVWDRVPKTALLGATAIAIALLIGMPLGVLAAVYRESWFDRGVMSVAVFGFSMPNFFLGILLILVFSLKLRVLPSSGSGSWAHLIMPAATLGTGFAAQIARYTRSSMIEVLSKPYMRTARSKGAGLARRVSLHALPNASVPVVTILGIKVGEMLGWAVVTETVFAWPGIGRLLTSAVASRDLAVVQCIMILLAFTMVAANMVVDLVYGWLDPRVRVGARAQA, translated from the coding sequence ATGACCTGGATCCTGCTGAAACTCCTGCGCGCGCTCATCACGATGTTGCTGGTGCTGACCTTCGTCTTCTTCGTGCTGCGCCTCTCGGGCGACCCGACGACGGTGCTGCTGCCCGACGATGTGGATCAGGCGACGCGCGATTTCTACCGCGCCAAATGGGGGCTCGATGCGCCGCTCTGGGAGCAGTATACCAGCTATCTGCAAGCGCTGCTGCACGGCGATTTCGGCATCTCCTTCCGCAACAATATCGACGCCTTTCAGGTGGTCTGGGACCGGGTGCCCAAGACCGCGCTGCTGGGCGCCACCGCCATCGCCATCGCGCTGCTGATCGGCATGCCGCTGGGGGTGCTGGCCGCCGTCTACCGCGAAAGCTGGTTCGACCGGGGGGTGATGAGCGTCGCCGTCTTCGGCTTTTCCATGCCGAATTTCTTTCTCGGCATCCTGCTCATCCTGGTGTTTTCGCTGAAGCTCCGGGTGCTGCCCTCGTCGGGATCGGGAAGCTGGGCGCATCTCATCATGCCCGCCGCGACGCTGGGCACCGGCTTTGCCGCGCAGATCGCCCGTTACACACGCTCTTCGATGATCGAGGTGCTGTCGAAACCCTATATGCGCACCGCGCGCTCCAAGGGCGCGGGGCTGGCGCGGCGGGTGAGCCTGCACGCGCTGCCCAATGCCTCGGTGCCGGTGGTGACGATCCTCGGTATCAAGGTGGGCGAGATGCTGGGCTGGGCGGTGGTGACCGAGACGGTCTTTGCCTGGCCGGGCATCGGGCGGCTGCTGACCAGCGCCGTGGCCTCGCGCGATCTGGCCGTGGTGCAATGCATCATGATCCTGCTCGCCTTCACCATGGTGGCGGCGAATATGGTGGTGGATCTGGTCTATGGCTGGCTCGACCCAAGGGTCCGCGTCGGCGCGAGGGCACAGGCATGA
- a CDS encoding carbon-phosphorus lyase complex subunit PhnI, protein MAYVATRGGERAIEQAERLYRAQMGEITPARVAEIERALPSLIDRVMGEASLYAPDLAALALAQSGGDLYEALLLLRAWRSTQPRLQIAAPVTQGRMLTHRRISAAFKDIPGGQILGPTLDYSHRLLATEVVQGKSFTPVPVEKAARPAPACHPSLAEWQKAQGLVEAPTLAPVDRDAIPDLTKEPLLFPAKRAHTLQSLARADTGGVLALGYSAMRGYGNAHPTVNELRLSEAEVIVRHPNGTEFSAGRVKTSQAEVVTTRGQGKLRLGFCATLGWNEVKTIAGATLDLNAAGAPKGSPVNEEFFLYHTEPVESSGFCIHFKLPHYVTFQSSLDALRDAKAQRNKTEEPA, encoded by the coding sequence ATGGCCTATGTGGCAACCAGAGGGGGCGAGCGCGCCATCGAACAGGCGGAACGGCTCTACCGTGCGCAGATGGGGGAAATCACGCCGGCGCGCGTTGCCGAGATCGAGCGCGCCCTGCCCAGCCTCATCGACCGGGTGATGGGCGAGGCCTCGCTCTACGCCCCCGACCTTGCGGCGCTCGCGCTGGCGCAATCGGGCGGCGATCTTTACGAGGCGCTGCTGCTGCTGCGGGCCTGGCGCAGTACCCAGCCGCGCTTGCAGATCGCGGCGCCGGTGACGCAGGGCCGGATGCTGACGCACCGCCGTATCTCGGCAGCCTTCAAGGACATCCCCGGCGGGCAGATCCTCGGACCGACGCTGGACTACAGCCATCGGCTTCTGGCGACCGAGGTGGTGCAGGGGAAGAGCTTCACGCCTGTGCCGGTGGAGAAGGCGGCAAGGCCCGCGCCGGCCTGCCATCCCTCGCTGGCGGAATGGCAAAAGGCGCAGGGGCTGGTCGAGGCGCCGACGCTGGCGCCGGTCGACCGCGACGCCATTCCCGACCTGACGAAAGAGCCGCTGCTCTTCCCGGCCAAACGTGCCCATACGCTGCAAAGTCTGGCGCGGGCCGATACCGGCGGCGTTCTTGCGCTCGGCTATTCGGCGATGCGCGGCTATGGCAACGCGCATCCGACGGTGAACGAGCTGCGGCTCAGCGAGGCCGAGGTGATCGTGCGCCATCCCAATGGCACCGAGTTCAGCGCCGGGCGGGTCAAGACCAGCCAGGCCGAGGTGGTGACCACCAGGGGGCAGGGCAAGCTGCGGCTGGGGTTCTGCGCGACGCTCGGCTGGAACGAGGTCAAGACCATCGCGGGCGCCACGCTCGACCTGAACGCGGCCGGAGCGCCCAAGGGCTCGCCGGTGAACGAAGAGTTTTTCCTCTACCATACCGAGCCGGTCGAAAGCTCGGGCTTCTGCATCCACTTCAAGCTGCCGCATTACGTGACCTTCCAGTCTTCGCTGGATGCGCTTCGCGACGCGAAGGCACAGCGCAACAAGACGGAGGAACCGGCATGA
- a CDS encoding sugar phosphate isomerase/epimerase family protein, which yields MTQPDTLVREDVAATGNIVATGFNTGAESDLSKLDARLAHMAEIGCTGAEITATGLDAVVSCRLLPERVAQIREIMARYPLSYSMHAPIAINLMDEAHGDLMQKAATVSMELAAEIGAGAVVIHPGRCHPDDWAARPADLLAYELDRLRPVADRAAELGVAIAYENISPNRRVIAGEETSYSLDPRQLADQLAALDHDAVFACLDISHAQQGAVLWGFDMIAACDALAPWIGHIHYSDSTGLPATFPWTHEGERHFFGVGDMHAPKGMGSVDFEALADRLTVRPGTRIVIEIKRTFHNHAELATLKAAQDFAARVNGATA from the coding sequence ATGACCCAACCCGACACCCTTGTCCGCGAGGACGTCGCCGCGACCGGCAACATCGTCGCCACCGGCTTCAACACCGGTGCCGAGAGCGACCTGAGCAAGCTCGACGCGCGGCTGGCGCATATGGCCGAGATCGGCTGCACCGGCGCCGAGATCACCGCCACCGGGCTCGACGCGGTGGTGTCCTGCCGGCTGCTGCCCGAGCGGGTGGCGCAGATCCGCGAGATCATGGCGCGCTATCCGCTGAGCTATTCCATGCACGCGCCCATCGCCATCAATCTGATGGACGAGGCGCATGGCGATCTGATGCAGAAGGCCGCAACGGTCTCCATGGAGCTGGCCGCCGAGATCGGCGCCGGCGCCGTGGTGATCCATCCCGGCCGTTGCCATCCCGATGACTGGGCCGCGCGCCCGGCCGATCTGCTGGCCTATGAGCTCGACCGCCTCCGCCCGGTCGCCGACCGTGCGGCGGAGCTTGGGGTGGCCATCGCCTATGAGAACATCTCGCCCAACCGCCGGGTGATCGCGGGGGAGGAGACTTCCTATTCGCTCGATCCGCGCCAGCTCGCCGATCAGTTGGCGGCGCTCGATCATGATGCGGTCTTTGCCTGTCTCGACATCAGCCACGCCCAGCAGGGCGCGGTGCTCTGGGGGTTCGACATGATCGCGGCCTGCGACGCGCTGGCGCCGTGGATCGGCCATATCCATTATTCCGACAGCACCGGTCTGCCGGCCACCTTCCCATGGACGCATGAGGGCGAGCGGCATTTCTTTGGCGTGGGCGACATGCACGCGCCCAAGGGCATGGGCTCGGTGGATTTCGAGGCGCTGGCCGACCGGCTCACCGTGCGCCCCGGCACGCGCATCGTCATCGAGATCAAGCGCACCTTCCACAATCACGCAGAGCTGGCGACGCTGAAGGCGGCGCAGGACTTTGCCGCCCGCGTGAACGGAGCAACGGCATGA
- a CDS encoding alpha-D-ribose 1-methylphosphonate 5-phosphate C-P-lyase PhnJ — translation MSLDTLTRPWKAFSYGFLDASAKREMRRKILKAIAVPGCQMPYASREVPIARGWGTGGLQATLTLVNPGSVVKVIDQGADDSVNAASIRRFIARVSGAATTLDTVQATIIQSRHRVPEEKLRADQVLVLQVPNPEPLRPVEPNMSVARQMHADADYGRMWLQLYEQIVRVGRVMQGASYPSLVNGRHVMTPSPIPRWDVPKLNMAKHLTILSAGREKRLFAVPPFTRVEPLVFDDVPYRVEDHAGLTCRRSGARGVFMNEIPQEDGTSQHEVSDSQLGVKLLNGEEPGEMWYRDGVFRP, via the coding sequence ATGAGTCTCGACACGCTCACACGGCCCTGGAAGGCGTTTTCCTACGGATTTCTGGACGCTTCGGCAAAACGCGAAATGCGCCGCAAGATCCTCAAGGCCATCGCGGTGCCGGGTTGTCAGATGCCTTATGCCAGTCGCGAAGTGCCGATCGCGCGCGGCTGGGGCACTGGCGGCTTGCAGGCGACGCTGACGCTGGTCAATCCGGGCTCGGTCGTCAAGGTGATCGACCAGGGCGCAGACGACAGCGTCAACGCCGCCTCCATCCGGCGCTTCATCGCGCGGGTTTCTGGCGCGGCCACGACGCTCGACACGGTGCAGGCGACGATCATCCAATCGCGCCACCGGGTGCCCGAGGAAAAGCTGCGCGCCGATCAGGTGCTGGTCTTGCAGGTGCCCAACCCCGAGCCGCTGCGCCCGGTGGAACCGAACATGTCCGTTGCGCGCCAGATGCATGCGGATGCGGATTACGGGCGCATGTGGTTGCAGCTCTACGAGCAGATCGTGCGCGTGGGCCGGGTGATGCAGGGGGCGTCCTATCCCTCGCTGGTCAATGGGCGTCATGTGATGACGCCCTCGCCGATCCCGCGCTGGGATGTGCCCAAGCTGAACATGGCGAAGCATCTGACGATCCTCTCGGCGGGGCGGGAAAAGCGGCTCTTCGCGGTGCCGCCCTTCACCCGGGTCGAACCGCTGGTCTTCGACGACGTGCCCTATCGGGTCGAGGATCACGCCGGGCTGACCTGTCGTCGCTCCGGTGCCCGGGGAGTGTTTATGAACGAAATTCCGCAGGAGGACGGCACGTCTCAGCACGAGGTGTCTGACAGCCAATTGGGCGTGAAGCTGCTGAACGGCGAGGAGCCGGGCGAGATGTGGTATCGCGATGGGGTGTTCCGGCCATGA
- a CDS encoding ABC transporter ATP-binding protein produces MLFSAENLSVEIDRPRRDPVRPVRGVSFSLDAGMTLALVGESGCGKSMTCLAIAGLLPKRGRISGGALKLDGQDLCALPEKEAQALRRRQLSSVFQDATGGLNPVRSIGWQVAEAVRLRKGATRKEAEAEAVRLLGRVGLPDPERRAREFPHQFSGGMNQRAMIALAIAGNPRLLIADEATTALDVTLQAQILDLIADLRTSLGMGVIFVTHDLGLVAQTADRVAVMYAGRIAERADVADLFATPRHPYAHGLLSSLPERQAQGGRLATIPGTVPPIDALPGGCAFAPRCPRASDRCRQDLPELALGAACHHPLPPERAVATIREREFS; encoded by the coding sequence ATGCTGTTTTCCGCCGAAAACCTCTCGGTCGAGATCGACCGTCCCCGCCGCGATCCCGTGCGCCCGGTGCGTGGGGTGAGCTTTTCCCTCGATGCCGGCATGACGCTGGCGCTGGTGGGAGAATCCGGCTGCGGCAAGTCGATGACCTGCCTTGCCATCGCGGGGCTTCTGCCCAAGCGCGGCCGGATCTCCGGCGGGGCGCTGAAGCTCGACGGGCAGGATCTTTGCGCGCTGCCCGAGAAAGAGGCGCAGGCGCTGCGCCGCCGCCAGTTGTCGAGCGTCTTCCAGGATGCCACCGGCGGGCTCAACCCGGTGCGCAGCATCGGCTGGCAGGTGGCCGAGGCCGTGCGTCTGCGCAAGGGCGCAACGCGGAAGGAGGCCGAGGCCGAGGCGGTGCGCCTGCTGGGCCGCGTGGGTCTGCCGGACCCGGAGCGCCGGGCGCGCGAATTTCCGCATCAGTTTTCCGGCGGCATGAACCAGCGCGCCATGATCGCGCTCGCCATCGCCGGCAACCCGCGGCTGCTGATCGCCGACGAGGCGACCACGGCGCTGGACGTGACGCTTCAGGCGCAGATCCTCGATCTGATCGCCGATCTGCGCACCAGCCTCGGCATGGGGGTGATTTTTGTCACCCACGATCTGGGGCTTGTGGCGCAGACCGCTGACCGTGTGGCGGTGATGTATGCGGGCCGCATCGCCGAACGCGCCGATGTGGCCGATCTCTTTGCCACGCCGCGCCACCCCTACGCCCACGGGCTGCTGTCCTCGCTGCCCGAGCGGCAGGCGCAGGGCGGGCGGCTCGCAACCATCCCCGGCACCGTGCCGCCCATCGATGCGCTGCCCGGCGGCTGCGCCTTTGCGCCGCGCTGCCCGCGCGCCAGCGACCGTTGCAGACAGGACCTGCCCGAGCTGGCGCTCGGCGCCGCCTGCCATCATCCGCTGCCGCCCGAGCGCGCCGTGGCGACGATCCGTGAAAGAGAATTCTCATGA